From Curtobacterium sp. MCBA15_012:
GCAGCGCCGACGTGTACGTCGAGGCACCGCCGACGATCACCGGCACGTCGAGCTCGTAGATGAACTTCTTGAGGTTGAGCGGCTCCTGGTTCTGGGAGACGTGCTCCGCCGAGACCGTGGTGCCGCGGATGACGAACAGGTCGACACCGGCGTCGACGACCGTCTGCGAGAACTCCTGCGTGCGCTGCGGGCTGAGCGACCCGGCGACCGGGACCCCGGCGGCACGGATCTCGGCCAGGCGTGCGGTGATCAGCTCGGCCTTGACGGGCTCCGAGTAGATCTCCTGCATGCGCTTGGTGACGTTGCCGTCGGTGAGGGTCTTGATCTCCTCGTAGTACGGCGTCGGGTCCTCGTAGCGGGTCCACAGGCCCTCGAGGTCGAGCACGCCGAGGATCCCGAGCTTGCCCATCTGGATCACCGTGGCCGGCGAGGACACGGAGTCCATCGGCGCGGAGAGGATCGGCGACGCGAAGGTGAAGGCGTCGATCGACCACTGCACGCTCACGTCGTGCGGGTCGCGGGTGCGCCGCGAGGGGACCACCGCGATGTCGTCGAACGCGTACGCCCGACTGCCGCGCTTGCCAGCACCGATCTCGACTTCAGTCACCGGGCAAGCCTAGCGGGCGGGGTGTCGCGGTGGCACGGGTGGACGGTGCAGGACGGCCGCTCGCGGGGACCGGTCAGCGCCGGGGACGACCGCTCGGCCGACCGCGGTGGCGACGGAGCACCCGGAGCACGAGGCCGAGCAGCACCGCGAGCACCACGAGGACGACCAGGAGCACGGCCGCGACCTTGACGAGCAGGGCCGCCCCGACGAAGAGCGCCGCGAACACCACCCACACCAGGGCGTCGAGCACGAGGGGGCCGGGGCTGCGCACCCGCGTCACGCTAGCCGACGGGCGGGGGGTAGGTCGGGCCTCACGGCCGCGACGAGGCACGACGCGGGTCGACGTGGCGGGGGTGGGTAGCGCCTCCAGACCGGTCGACCGGCCACGGGGCGGCGGCGACCCGCAGTCGCACCGGGCCCGGGCCCGGCCGAACGGACACGGACCGGGTACAGGACGGGGCCGCGCGGCGCATCAGCAGCCAGCGCGGCCCCGTCGGTGCGGATCCCGCCCCCACAGCGGTACCCGCGGGTCGACCGGGTGCTAGCGCGCCCCGTCGACGTCCTTGGCGAGCGTCCCCAGGTAGAGCTCGATGACCTTCGGGTCGTCGGCGAGCTCCCGCCCGGTGCCCGAGTACGCGTTCTTCCCCTGGTCGAGCACGTACCCACGATCGCAGATCTGCAGACAGCGCCGGGCGTTCTGCTCGACCATGATGATCGAGACGCCGGCCTTGTTGATGCGCCGCGTCCGGATGAAGGTCTCGTCCTGCCGCACCGGCGACAGGCCGGCGCTCGGCTCGTCGAGGAGCAGCACCTTCGGGTCCATCATCAGCGCACGCGCCATCGCGACCGACTGCCGCTCACCACCGGAGAGCGAACCGGCGCGCTGGTTGCGCCGCTGACCGAGGACCGGGAACAGGTCGTAGATGACCTCGAGCCGCTCGGCGAACTTCTTCGGGCGCAGGTACAGGCCCATCTGCAGGTTCTCCTCGATGGACAGCGAGGGGAAGACGTTGTTCGTCTGCGGGACGAAGCCGACGCCGGCCTGCACGAGCTTGTTCGCCTTGAGGTTCGTGATGTCCTCGCCCTGCAGCGTGACGGCGCCCTCGCGGACGTTCACCAGGCCGAACAGCGCCTTGAGGAGCGTCGACTTGCCGGCACCGTTCGGGCCGATGATGCCGATGAGCTCGCCCGGGTAGCAGTCGAGGTCGCAGCCGTTGAGGATGTTCACGCCCGGCAGGTAGCCGGCGACGAGGTTCTTGGCGCTGAGGACCGGTTCGCGGTCCAGGGTCGCCGTGCCGGTCGCGGTCGTCGCGCCGGTCGCGGTCGTCGCGCCGGTCGCGGTCGTCGCGCCGGTCGCGGTCGTCGCGCCGGTCGCGGTCGTCGGGTCCGGACTGGAGGCGCGGCTCGCGTCCGCTGCGTTCGGTGCGTCGGTCATCGGGTCGCCTCCTGCTCGTCCTGCTCGCGGTGGTCGGCCGCCGCGTCTTCTTCTGCGACCTCTTCGGCGAGTTCCTCGTAGGTCTCCT
This genomic window contains:
- a CDS encoding GuaB3 family IMP dehydrogenase-related protein; the encoded protein is MTEVEIGAGKRGSRAYAFDDIAVVPSRRTRDPHDVSVQWSIDAFTFASPILSAPMDSVSSPATVIQMGKLGILGVLDLEGLWTRYEDPTPYYEEIKTLTDGNVTKRMQEIYSEPVKAELITARLAEIRAAGVPVAGSLSPQRTQEFSQTVVDAGVDLFVIRGTTVSAEHVSQNQEPLNLKKFIYELDVPVIVGGASTYTSALHLMRTGAAGVLVGFGGGAASTTRAALGIHAPMATAVADVAGARRDYLDESGGRYVHVIADGGLDTAGDIVKAIAVGADAVMLGTALARATEAPGGGFHWGAEAHHLELPRGRRVEVGQIAPLENILNGPTPSWDGRANLVGALRRSMATTGYSDVKEFQRVEVVVAPYHQQ
- a CDS encoding ABC transporter ATP-binding protein encodes the protein MTDAPNAADASRASSPDPTTATGATTATGATTATGATTATGATTATGTATLDREPVLSAKNLVAGYLPGVNILNGCDLDCYPGELIGIIGPNGAGKSTLLKALFGLVNVREGAVTLQGEDITNLKANKLVQAGVGFVPQTNNVFPSLSIEENLQMGLYLRPKKFAERLEVIYDLFPVLGQRRNQRAGSLSGGERQSVAMARALMMDPKVLLLDEPSAGLSPVRQDETFIRTRRINKAGVSIIMVEQNARRCLQICDRGYVLDQGKNAYSGTGRELADDPKVIELYLGTLAKDVDGAR